A window from Citrus sinensis cultivar Valencia sweet orange chromosome 5, DVS_A1.0, whole genome shotgun sequence encodes these proteins:
- the LOC102612947 gene encoding DNA-directed RNA polymerase II subunit RPB1-like isoform X1, whose translation MRCQMRKFHLKKISPWLLRIELNWEMLADKKLSMAAVSEKIKQEFGDYLTCICNGRTDDRLILRTRIMNNEAPIGGLNDESAEDDVFLEKIENNMLLEMALQGIPHINKVFIKKVKSTKYDDNERFKSEKEFMLDAEGVNLLAVMCHEEVDARRTTSNHLVEIIEVLEIEAVRRVLLYELRAVISFDGSYVNYWHLAILCDTMTYLGHLMAITRHGINRIDTGPLMRCSFEETVDILLDAAAYAETDYLRGSLRILC comes from the coding sequence ATGAGATGCCAGATGAGGAAATTTCACCTGAAAAAAATATCTCCATGGTTGCTGCGCATAGAGTTGAACTGGGAAATGTTGGCTGATAAGAAATTAAGCATGGCTGCTGTTTCTGAGAAGATAAAGCAGGAGTTTGGAGATTATTTGACTTGTATATGCAATGGCCGCACTGACGATAGGCTCATCCTTCGTACTCGTATCATGAATAATGAAGCTCCAATAGGAGGACTGAATGATGAATCAGCTGAAGATGATGTTTTCTTGGAAAAGATTGAGAATAACATGCTGCTGGAAATGGCTCTCCAAGGTATCCCCCATATCAACAAGGTGTTCATTAAAAAGGTTAAATCAACCAAGTACGATGATAATGAACGATTTAAGTCGGAAAAGGAATTTATGCTGGACGCTGAAGGTGTGAATCTTTTAGCTGTTATGTGTCATGAAGAAGTTGATGCGAGAAGGACAACAAGCAATCACTTGGTTGAAATTATTGAAGTGCTGGAGATTGAGGCAGTTCGTAGGGTGCTGCTGTATGAATTGCGAGCAGTCATATCTTTTGATGGCTCTTATGTGAATTATTGGCATCTGGCTATCCTTTGTGATACCATGACCTATCTAGGCCACTTGATGGCCATCACTCGTCATGGCATCAACAGGATTGATACTGGACCCTTGATGAGATGTTCATTTGAGGAAACTGTTGACATTCTTCTTGATGCTGCAGCTTATGCTGAAACAGATTATTTGCGGGGGTCACTGAGAATATTGTGTTAG
- the LOC102612947 gene encoding DNA-directed RNA polymerase II subunit RPB1-like isoform X4, with translation MENSFTYSPGEVAKVRLVQFSILSPDEIEDDKFKLALKIRNPKSRLEQILCACKTKNKCEGDDEIDVLSLLGHDGEEPLRKRKSGCGALQPTLTIDGMNMIAEYKAQRKNNDDQGQLPEPVEGKQTLTAERVLEVLARITDEDCQLLGLNPQYTRPDWMILQVLPIPPPSVRTSVAIGTSFRSEVNTAHHKCVYEF, from the exons ATGGAAAATAGCTTTACGTACTCTCCAGGCGAGGTCGCCAAGGTCCGGTTGGTCCAGTTCAGCATTCTCAGCCCTGacgaaatt GAAGATGACAAGTTTAAGCTAGCTTTGAAAATAAGGAACCCCAAGAGCAGGCTTGAACAGATTTTGTGTGCATgtaaaaccaaaaacaaatgtGAAGGCGATGATGAGATTGATGTCCTCAGTCTCCTTGGTCATGATGGTGAAGAACCTcttagaaagagaaagagtggCTGTGGTGCTCTGCAACCAACGCTGACAATTGACGGCATGAATATGATTGCAGAGTACAAGgctcaaagaaaaaataatgatgatcAGGGACAACTTCCTGAACCTGTTGAAGGAAAGCAGACACTTACTGCAGAAAGG GTACTTGAAGTTCTGGCAAGAATAACTGATGAGGACTGCCAACTCCTGGGATTGAATCCTCAGTATACCCGTCCGGATTGGATGATTCTGCAGGTCCTTCCAATTCCTCCGCCTTCTGTGAGGACCTCAGTGGCAATAGGTACCTCCTTCAGGAGTGAG GTGAATACAGCTCATCACAAGTGTGTGTATGAGTTCTGA